The DNA segment ATAATTGTGAAGATTCTTGATGAACATCGCCCTCATTTTGTCGGATTTCATGACCTGCGCTCCAGAAAATCCGGCAATCGCCGCGAGATAGACCTTCATTTGGTTCAGTGCCGCTTCATAGATCTGGAGAACGCTCATAAAATCTGTGATCATCTTGAGGAGGAACTGGTGAAAAAAATTCATCACGCTCATGTTACCATCCATGTTGAACCGTGTGACGATGATTGCGACGGCGACCCGACCCATTGCCAGATCGATCTCAACCGATTCCGCTCTCACCTTTCAGGACACTGAATGCTGTTTCCAGTTGAGGCCATTTAATGATCGGCGTATCAGGGGAAAGTATTTTTAATGGCGAATTTTGATACGGAATCCTTAAGGGGACTATCGGATAGCGAAGCCGCGCGGCGGCTGTCGATCGACGGCTATAACGAATTGCCCTCTACCAAGAAACGAAGCATTTTTGCCATCGCTTTTGATGTGCTGCGGGAGCCGATGTTTATTCTTTTGGTGGCCTGCGGTACCCTATATTTCTTTCTGGGGGACTTTCAGGAAGCCATCATGCTGCTGGGATTTGTCATGGTAGTTATAGGCATCACACTGTACCAGGAAAGAAAAACGGAACGGGCTTTGGAAGCTCTCCGGGATCTCTCCAGCCCCAGGGCGCTGGTCATACGCAATGGTGAACAGAAGCGAATCGCGGGCCGGGAAGTCGTTACCGATGATATTATTTTACTGCATGAGGGCGACCGCGTTCCCGCTGACGCCCGGATTCTAAACAGCATAAATCTTGCCATTGACGAATCACTCTTGACGGGAGAATCGGTGGCCGTCAGAAAGACGAATTGGGATGGCAAAAGCGCCTCTGTTCAGCCGGGTGGAGACGATCTCCCGTTTGTCTATTCCGGTACTTTAATCGTTCAGGGTCAGGGAATTGGGCAGGTCTATGCCACCGGCACAAGAACGGAAATCGGCAAAATCGGACGGGCCCTCCAGGCGGTGGAACAGGAAAGCACATTACTGCAAAAAGAAACCGGCCGCCTTGTGAGAAATCTCGCCATCCTCGGTATCTCCTTGTGCCTTCTTGTAATAATTGTTTATGGTCTTTCCAGAAACGATTGGATTAGTGGATTTCTGGCCGGCATAACATTAGCCATGGCGACTCTTCCCGAGGAGTTCCCTGTGGTCCTGACCATATTTCTTGCGCTTGGCGCGTGGCGCCTTTCCCAGAAACAGGTCCTGACACGACACGTTCCAGCCGTCGAAACACTCGGTTCAGCAACCGTCCTATGTGTTGATAAAACCGGGACCCTGACCCAGAATCGTATGAGCGTCCGCAGCACTTTTGTCGACAATGAATTTTATGTCTTCGATGGATCGGATAAGGGCAACCTTCCGGACAAATTTCATGAGATTGTCGAATACGGTATCCTGGCCAGTAAGAAAGATCCATTCGATCCGATGGAGAAAGCCTTCAAGAAACTGGGCGATGACTATCTGGCGCAAACTGAACACCTGCATAATGATTGGACCTTGGTCCAGGAGTATCCCTTATCCAAGGCCCTCCTGGCTCTAACTCATGTCTGGAAGTCCCCGGACGGAAACGCTCACCTCATTGCCGCAAAGGGGGCTCCGGAAGCGATCTTTGATTTGTGCCATCTGCAACCCGAGAAAGTAAAGGAACTTACCGAAATTGTTAGCCGGATGGCCTGTGACGGCCTTCGGGTTCTGGGAGTGGCAAGGGCTGAATTCGGCGGAAGCGAACTTCCCGGGCAACAGCACGAATTTGAGTTCTCCTTCCTTGGGCTGACCGGTCTGGCCGATCCCATCCGCCCCACCGTTCCTCTCGCCATCAAGGAATGTTATACCGCCGGTATGAGAGTGATTATGATTACGGGTGATTACCCGGGAACCGCACAAAGCATCGCCCGGCAAATCGGGCTCAGCCCCGCCGATAAATATGTCACCGGGGCGGAGTTGAACGTTATATCCGACGAGGAACTTCCCCATCGGATCAAAGATATCAATATATTCGCCCGGGTGGTTCCCGAACAAAAACTGCGGCTTGTCAATGCCCTGAAAACCAATTGCGAAATTGTCGCCATGACCGGAGATGGTGTCAATGATGCCCCGGCTTTGAAATCGGCTCATATCGGAATCGCCATGGGGGGGCGGGGGACTGATGTGGCGCGGGAATCGTCGTCGCTGGTTCTGCTCGATGATGATTTTTCCTCGATTGTCGGGGCGGTGCGCCTGGGACGACGCATCTTCGACAATATCAAAAAGGCGATGGCTTACATTCTCGCCGTCCATGTTCCCATTGCCGGAATGTCTTTTATTCCTGTGGTGATGCAGTGGCCCCTGGTACTTCTTCCGGTTCATATCGTCTTTTTGGAACTGATTATCGACCCGGCGTGTTCGGTGGTCTTCGAGGCCGAAAATGAAGAGGCCGGCGTCATGAATCGCCCCCCGCGAAATCCCAAAGAACCGCTGTTTGGAAAGAGAACCATAATCTTGAGTCTTCTGCAAGGACTGATGGTTCTGGCGGTGATCCTGGCCGTGTTCATAATCACCAGAGAACTCGGTCGGGGCATTAACGAGGCCAGGGCCCTCACCTTTACAACCTTGATATTCGCTAATCTCGGCCTGATTCTGACCAATCGTTCCTGGACCCGAACCATCTGGCAGACTCTCAAATCTCCCAATGCCGCACTCTGGTGGGTTATTGGCGGCGCCTTTGCGTTTCTGGGACTGGTTCTATTCATCCCGTTTTTGCGGGATCTTTTCAAGTTTTCGCAGCTGCACCCCATTGATTTATTGATCTGTCTGGCCGGCGGATTGGTGAGCATTATGTGGTTCGAATTGCTTAAATATTTCCGCGGACACAAAGAAGGCGGGGCAATTTCATAGCTTTGCGGTGAGAACCCGATCGCGCCTCGGATTGATGATCGGGACAATCTGAGCAGGTTGAAACCGTTATCAAAGGTTGGGCCCCTTAGGGCCGGATATTTCTTTCGAGCTCTATTTCTTCTTTACTTCAAACCTTTCCTTTCTTGAATTCCATTGGAGTTTATCCTTATTTGCGCTCCACCACTCCTGCCACCACTCGTATTCATGTTTATCTTTTACGCCTGTAATTAAGGTCAAATAGCCGTAAGTATAATTGTCCGGGTCGCATAGCCGCGCCGGCGAATCCTTTTCTTTCGGCAAAGTCTCCAATCCATACACATTTTGCAGACAGTCTTTGATATATTGATCTTTTTGATCACTCGGTTTCAGGGATTGGATCAGCGCTTCCAGCGCCTCCATACTCTCTATTTCGGTTATCCCTTCCTCGGATTCCGGCTTCACTTGAATTTCCGCGACATCTTCGCCGTTGTTCCATTTTTCCCACTTATTCTGAATTTCCCTTTGCTCCTCAACGCTGCTGGCGGGTTTGATATAGCCAAAATTCTTTGAAGTCATATTTCGCAGCATCCAATTGGCCCGTCCCCCGACCGAAAACAAATCATCCTCGACCTGAAAGCCTTTCCCTTCGAAAAATATCTCTCCCGTCGCTATTCTCTCCCAGATAATCAGTCTTTTCGTATCGGTCAGCGTTTTTTTTTTCGGAATCGCCGACCTGCTCGATCAGACCGTTCAAGAAATCCTTATCTTTTTCATGATTGAAGGCCGCGACCAATAGCAAATAAGTTTCCGGCCAGGATGCGACCTTCTTATTTCCATTGATTATCTCTTCCGGCTTCATTTCTTTGGCGGCTTCATATTTTTCCTGCGTCATGCCGACCAAATCTTTGGCGCCCCATGACATCAGGATGCCCTCGGTTCTCCCTGTTTCCGTGAGAAAACACACTGCCGCCGCCATTAGAAATATTCTTAGATTTCTCATTTTTACGATTACCTCATTAAGTTTTGAATGTTCTCCCGATTTTCGATTTTACAGGAAATTAGCGCTTTTGCGAATTTGAGTCAAGCCTTGATAGGCCTGGTTTTTGTAGGTCACGTCCACTCGGGGCTTGACGTCTTTTGTCAATATAATTATTATTCATACTTCGAGAGCCTGATCTCGAATTTGCCCGCTGGATTTCGATAAACGGGGAGGAGTCATTGTGAACAAATCAATTCCCGATCATCAATTGCATCACTTAAAACAGTATCTGACTGACAATTATCGGACACCCGAAAATTATATCCTTCACAAATTTAAATCTCACGATCTAATATTTCTTGGCGAGAGCCACTATACCAAACATAATCTACGACTTTTTCACAGGATCATGCGGCTCTTACCCGCGCACGGCATCTTTTATTTGTTTACGGAATTCGCCCGCCGGGAAGAGCAGCCCTTGATTGATAAATTAATATTCGGGCGGAATTATGACGAGGCCCTGGCGAAAGAAATTATGTTCCGCTTTTCGGTCGATTGGGGCTTTCAGGAATATATGGATACCTTTAAAGTGGCATGGGAAATAAATCAAAAATTGACAGGTGACCAGAAATTTCATGTCATTGGCCTGAATGATTCCCATCGCTGGTATCTTCTGCAGAAACCCGAGGACTGGCGCAATCCCGAAATCATGAAAAAAGTGATGGCAGATTATGATGAGCAAATATGGGCCGATTTAATTTTGAGAGAAACAATAATGAAAGGGAATAAGGCCCTTATCTATTCCGGCCTCAACCATGCCTTTACCGAATACAGATTCCCCCTTTACAGAAATAACCGTCTCGAAGGGTATGTCGACAAAATGGGTAACTTTGTCTTCCAAAAAGCCCAAAAGCGAGCCATAACCGTATCTACCCATGTTCCCTGGCTGTCGGACAATCCCGATATTTGGGTGCAACCGGTTGACGGCGCCATTGATGCGATTATGAGAACGATACCGGAAGAATACCGCTATGTCGGCTTTGATGCGAAAAACTCTCCTTTCGGCGAACTGACTTCGACCGACAGCAGCTTTAGGCACGGCTATGACAATTTTAATCTGGGGATATTTTGCGACGGTTATATTTATGAAATTCCCTTTGAGAAATTTGAAATGGTATCGCCAATTCCTGAATTTATAAACGAATCTAATCTGAATGAAGCCCGGCGCACCACTCGCGACGTGGGGCTACGCCACGCCATTCTGGAGGAATTTCAAAAAGCGTTCGCGCAACAATCGCTTCATGACTTGTTCGTGCAGACCGGCCTGATAAAGTCCTCGTAGGTCGGGTCTCGAGGCCATGAAAACCGGGTAACCCACCCCTTGGGGTGGGCCGGGTGCCCCACAGCTCTGCTGTGGGAATGACCGATTATGCGTCTTTGTCAAGCCTTCGAAGGTTGGCCTCGAGGTCCCAAAGGGACCGAGAAACCCGACAACTCCATTCCCGTGAGCAGTCCGGCAATTGCCGGATCCGGCCGCTGAATTGAATTGCGACCTTTCCATTTTATATCATTCCGGGCTTAACCCGGAATCCAAATATATTCGTGGGTCGAAATCCCCCGAGTCCGGCTCCTGCCGGACGACGGGGTTTCGACATCTTGATTTGCACCAGCCGTAGGTCGGGTCTCGAGGCCTTGAAAACCGGGTAACCCACCCCTTGGGGTGGGCAGACCGGATCCTAATCGCAGGTTACTTTTAACGTATTCTTGTCAATATTCCACACCGCCGGGGGAACGCTTTTTCTTATTGCGGTCAGATGATTCTCGACCTTTTTAAGCGATACATCGCTCGCTTCAATCGGCGGCAGATTGACATGGATCAAATATACCCGATAAATTCCTTTTTCGGTCGATGCATGCAGGGAAATTTTGATTTTGGCGCAATTACTGAAATCGCACGCCACCGTTTCGAACCACCCGCTCCGACCCGTCAGCCCGTAAAGTATATAATAGTGCATGGTAAAAGGATTGGCCCGGAGGAGATCGCTTAAAAATTGATCATTTTCCCTTTCCGTACGCTTGATCGATGAATCGCTTATCCGGTAAAGAGTATCGAGAAGTATTTTCAAGTTTGCATCTTTCATGCCGACCTTTATGACTTTATCATCGATTTCTACGGTGGTTGGCGCGATCGTCCTTCCGGCCAGATCGGCGGCGTAGTTTCCCAGGCCGACAGGACAAGGCTGGCCGACAAAATCCACCCAATTTTCGGGAAACATCATCCTGCCGAGATCAGGCATCGGGCTCCTTCCGGAATCGGGCTCATCCCCGGATACACCGGAGACAAAAACAACTAAGAAAAATATCAATATGGCGCTTTTTCGACCCGTCATGGCTCCCTCCAATCAATATAATTATATAGGCGAATCGTTCTTCGGCCTTTCCCCATAATCAAAATAGATTCCATTTTGATTCTCTGCAATATGAAATTATTCATTCTTGGTAGGTCGGGTTCTGAATCCGGCTACGCCGGATGAAAAACCCGACATCGCAAGTTCGTAGGGGCGTATTGCAATACGCCCCACGATACCTTGCATCATCCTTCCCCATATTGTCACTCCGGCGAAGGTTCTCGGACCCAGCCGTTGACGGGCCGCAATCCACTTTGTGCGCGGCAGACTTCAGTCTGCCCGTCAAATATTGCTTCAAACCAAAGTTGTTCCCGCGCAGCTTTTCGAACCCGGCCCCTGAAGGGCGGGAATCCAATATTGCATGACAGGTCTTTTGGGGGCCGTGCAGAATAGGGAAGAATTCCGACTATTTTGTACCGTGCTTGAAAATGTAATAGGACAGTTTAGCCCTATTGAAAATCACCGCCCGATGGGTGGGTTACCGGATTTATATATTTAATAACTATATCTTAATGTTTGCCTTTTCCGCGAAATGTTCGTCTATGAGATATTTCCAGTTCTCCTCATTTATCTCGTCATAGCCGATATTGCTAATCATGTAGTCAATATTATGAATTGGAATATTGTCTTCAAGAGGATTATAAAATACAGCGCCAGATTCAATTATTCTTTCTAAAAGTTTACTGTCCTTAAGCATCCAATTAGTCTCACGTACGGCAATATCTGCAACCTTAAGGAATTCGCAGCCATCTACTATGTGAATGGAGTTCTCAATCCAATTTTCAGTACCTTCAACAGAAATGTTTTCTGGTGCGAAATCACCCTGTGCCTTACCTGGCCGATATTTTTCACTGGATGCGACCAAAATTACCTTAGTATTTGGCTTATCAACAGGTCTATTCCTTCTGAATTCACGTACAAGATTCACAATGGCGCAATGGCCGGCTGAATGCCAAAAACTATTACTACTTATGCCATTTGCACCTACCATGACAAAGTCAATATTGTGATGTGCGATTATGTACCCAGCGATTATATCCGGGATTAGAATTATGTTGCTAAAGTTTCTTCTATGCAAATGCAAAGCATACTGACTACCGTCATGGTACACATAGTGGTCGCCAGTAGCAGTCTGCGTTTTTGGCTGCCCTTCGCATACATAAATATTGATTATCTTTGAAGTTTCCTTTTCAATTTTGCTATTGTAAACACCTTGTGGGTCTTTAATACCATTATTTTTTAGAAATGAATCACGAAATCCACAGAGCGCCACCGTTACCAATTCACTATATCCATAGAGTAAAATGTTTAGACAATATTTATCCAATAACCCTGGATAATTTGCTTCCATAAAATGTTGGGCATTAGTTCTTATTTGAGAACGAATTGACTGATGTTTTCGATAACAATCAGAAATTGACCTTACAAATTCCTCTTTCTTTCTTTTTTCATTAATCATTTTCCTGAAATTATCTACAATTACTTTTAATCCCAAATGGCATGGGCGGGCCTGGATTGGTCCATTCTGAAGAGACTCAAGGAAGCCATTGAGTTTATTCAGGACCTCTTCGTCTGGCTTTTCTGAAATAATATTCTTGGATACTTTGGACTTATGTAATTCGACACCCAATATATTTCCAATTGACACAATTATCATTTCTAGTAATTTTGACGCGCTAGGATTCATCATAATGTCATAATTTACAACTAACTCTTTCAGGTCATCCAATGTTTGCGTATCTAGAATTATGGATGAGTCTGTACGTGATATATCTAGATAAGGACATGGCCCATATTTCGTGAGAACATGCGAAACACTCTGTAATTCGCTACGCAGATCCTCTAATACCAGATTGGATACAGATAGCAGCTTTTTCCTGAGTGGTTCAGTATCCGACGAATCGGTGTCACCATTTAAGACGGGCTTTTTGAATTGGACTATGATGTTGCGATTTTCGGCATTTGGCTGTATTCCGCTGACTATTCGGCTTTTTATCCAGTGCAATTTTATATCGAGAGGGATGCCATAAGTTAAGCATACTACGTAGGCTTCCATTGGAGCCCGGGATGACCCCACATCAAGAGCATCTGCCAGTCTTAGATATGCAGCGAGAACTTTTAACTTCACCCGCTCCAAGCCCACCAGAATATATTCTTCACATTCTTCAATAGATGCTTTCCTGCTATGAAAGCGACAGAGCCTAGAAATTGGCTCTTTATCCTGCTCATTTAGCCCAAGAGCGGCCCAATGATCAACCACAAATTTTTCTGAAATTAGATGATGTCTATTTCTTATTTCGCTATATGCAAGCGCCTTTTCTGGATATACTTGCGAGACAGTAGAAGTTAGCATACCAAGATCGTGAACCCAGGCTGAAACTAGCAAGTAAAACCGTTCTTGAATTGTAAACGCTTCTGATCGATTCTCCGGAATGAGATGATGAATCATGTCCTCTACTGCTTTAAAGTGAGATATCCCGTGTGGTGTATAAAATGGCAATTGAGTATATTGTTGTTTATCCTGATCACATAGTTCCTTCACTCTATTTTTTACAAATTCCAGATAACTGGAATAGTATTCGTCCAACCAATTATCCCACGATTTCATGATGGTTTCCTCCCCATTAAAACAGAATTATTCACCGCCTTGAAATTGCCTTCTTCTGCAATAAAATATTTATTAAGAGATTCTACCCCAAATTATCATCCAATTTTATTTATAATATGTCCAATATGCGAATTCTGTCAATAGCTCAATTTCTGATAATTCCTATGTAATATTAACTCTTCGGCCTTTCAATTCCTCGCGGAAACCCGGTAATCCACCCAACGGGTGGGAATTATCGGCCGAGCTGAGCCATGCAATATAATTTTCCAATTTCATTGGACGCCTTTCGTGGTACTGCAAGGGCAGGTCGGAACCCCCGCGGTTCCAAACCGGGTAACCCACCCCTTGGGGTGGGAAATTATAATTCCGTCGCATCGTGCAAAATCGATATCAATTTGGTGTGACTCGTCTCATAGGGCCAATAGGTACAGAGTGGTCTATAATTATGTCTATACATTGTCAAATGCCGATTGGTCTTTGCACCGGCAAATTATCGCGCAATAATGCGCCAAAACATTCCTGCAATCCACACCCGTTCAACCGCTTGAGGGAAAAGACGCAAAAAATGGGGCCCCCTTTTGTATCAGAAAAGCGAACCCAAATATCCGCCATCCCCACACCGCCCATTCCCTTACACCAAAAATCAATCGGTTTGTTTCCTTTTGGAGAAAGTTATATTCTTGTCCCACAACTGGTAACCCACCCCTTGGGGTGGGCATCAGGAAGACATCCCGCGAAAGAACGGCGGACAGGGATCTGGCAGTTTGCCGGATTATCGCACAGGGAAAGACAATCGGTGGGCCGGACATTCTTGTCCGGCTCCCTGGTGAAACATGGCAATGTCCTCCCCACCTCTGGGGGAATTTGTGTCGGGAGAAAAGGAGGGCGGACGCGCAGGTCCGCCCCTACAACTGCTCGGGCAGATGTGGACATCTGCCGCGCACAGCGCCGCGCATCGCATCTGCCGCGGTGCGGGGAATTGGAGGTTACACCACCGGCAATT comes from the Candidatus Zixiibacteriota bacterium genome and includes:
- a CDS encoding Cation transport ATPase, translating into MANFDTESLRGLSDSEAARRLSIDGYNELPSTKKRSIFAIAFDVLREPMFILLVACGTLYFFLGDFQEAIMLLGFVMVVIGITLYQERKTERALEALRDLSSPRALVIRNGEQKRIAGREVVTDDIILLHEGDRVPADARILNSINLAIDESLLTGESVAVRKTNWDGKSASVQPGGDDLPFVYSGTLIVQGQGIGQVYATGTRTEIGKIGRALQAVEQESTLLQKETGRLVRNLAILGISLCLLVIIVYGLSRNDWISGFLAGITLAMATLPEEFPVVLTIFLALGAWRLSQKQVLTRHVPAVETLGSATVLCVDKTGTLTQNRMSVRSTFVDNEFYVFDGSDKGNLPDKFHEIVEYGILASKKDPFDPMEKAFKKLGDDYLAQTEHLHNDWTLVQEYPLSKALLALTHVWKSPDGNAHLIAAKGAPEAIFDLCHLQPEKVKELTEIVSRMACDGLRVLGVARAEFGGSELPGQQHEFEFSFLGLTGLADPIRPTVPLAIKECYTAGMRVIMITGDYPGTAQSIARQIGLSPADKYVTGAELNVISDEELPHRIKDINIFARVVPEQKLRLVNALKTNCEIVAMTGDGVNDAPALKSAHIGIAMGGRGTDVARESSSLVLLDDDFSSIVGAVRLGRRIFDNIKKAMAYILAVHVPIAGMSFIPVVMQWPLVLLPVHIVFLELIIDPACSVVFEAENEEAGVMNRPPRNPKEPLFGKRTIILSLLQGLMVLAVILAVFIITRELGRGINEARALTFTTLIFANLGLILTNRSWTRTIWQTLKSPNAALWWVIGGAFAFLGLVLFIPFLRDLFKFSQLHPIDLLICLAGGLVSIMWFELLKYFRGHKEGGAIS
- a CDS encoding conserved hypothetical protein (Evidence 4 : Unknown function but conserved in other organisms), whose translation is MFSVGGRANWMLRNMTSKNFGYIKPASSVEEQREIQNKWEKWNNGEDVAEIQVKPESEEGITEIESMEALEALIQSLKPSDQKDQYIKDCLQNVYGLETLPKEKDSPARLCDPDNYTYGYLTLITGVKDKHEYEWWQEWWSANKDKLQWNSRKERFEVKKK
- a CDS encoding hypothetical protein (Evidence 5 : Unknown function); the encoded protein is MTGRKSAILIFFLVVFVSGVSGDEPDSGRSPMPDLGRMMFPENWVDFVGQPCPVGLGNYAADLAGRTIAPTTVEIDDKVIKVGMKDANLKILLDTLYRISDSSIKRTERENDQFLSDLLRANPFTMHYYILYGLTGRSGWFETVACDFSNCAKIKISLHASTEKGIYRVYLIHVNLPPIEASDVSLKKVENHLTAIRKSVPPAVWNIDKNTLKVTCD
- a CDS encoding hypothetical protein (Evidence 5 : Unknown function); this translates as MRNLRIFLMAAAVCFLTETGRTEGILMSWGAKDLVGMTQEKYEAAKEMKPEEIINGNKKVASWPETYLLLVAAFNHEKDKDFLNGLIEQVGDSEKKNADRYEKTDYLGENSDGRDIFRRERLSGRG
- a CDS encoding conserved hypothetical protein (Evidence 4 : Unknown function but conserved in other organisms), producing the protein MNKSIPDHQLHHLKQYLTDNYRTPENYILHKFKSHDLIFLGESHYTKHNLRLFHRIMRLLPAHGIFYLFTEFARREEQPLIDKLIFGRNYDEALAKEIMFRFSVDWGFQEYMDTFKVAWEINQKLTGDQKFHVIGLNDSHRWYLLQKPEDWRNPEIMKKVMADYDEQIWADLILRETIMKGNKALIYSGLNHAFTEYRFPLYRNNRLEGYVDKMGNFVFQKAQKRAITVSTHVPWLSDNPDIWVQPVDGAIDAIMRTIPEEYRYVGFDAKNSPFGELTSTDSSFRHGYDNFNLGIFCDGYIYEIPFEKFEMVSPIPEFINESNLNEARRTTRDVGLRHAILEEFQKAFAQQSLHDLFVQTGLIKSS
- a CDS encoding hypothetical protein (Evidence 5 : Unknown function), producing the protein MKSWDNWLDEYYSSYLEFVKNRVKELCDQDKQQYTQLPFYTPHGISHFKAVEDMIHHLIPENRSEAFTIQERFYLLVSAWVHDLGMLTSTVSQVYPEKALAYSEIRNRHHLISEKFVVDHWAALGLNEQDKEPISRLCRFHSRKASIEECEEYILVGLERVKLKVLAAYLRLADALDVGSSRAPMEAYVVCLTYGIPLDIKLHWIKSRIVSGIQPNAENRNIIVQFKKPVLNGDTDSSDTEPLRKKLLSVSNLVLEDLRSELQSVSHVLTKYGPCPYLDISRTDSSIILDTQTLDDLKELVVNYDIMMNPSASKLLEMIIVSIGNILGVELHKSKVSKNIISEKPDEEVLNKLNGFLESLQNGPIQARPCHLGLKVIVDNFRKMINEKRKKEEFVRSISDCYRKHQSIRSQIRTNAQHFMEANYPGLLDKYCLNILLYGYSELVTVALCGFRDSFLKNNGIKDPQGVYNSKIEKETSKIINIYVCEGQPKTQTATGDHYVYHDGSQYALHLHRRNFSNIILIPDIIAGYIIAHHNIDFVMVGANGISSNSFWHSAGHCAIVNLVREFRRNRPVDKPNTKVILVASSEKYRPGKAQGDFAPENISVEGTENWIENSIHIVDGCEFLKVADIAVRETNWMLKDSKLLERIIESGAVFYNPLEDNIPIHNIDYMISNIGYDEINEENWKYLIDEHFAEKANIKI